Proteins from a single region of Herpetosiphon gulosus:
- a CDS encoding GNAT family N-acetyltransferase, which produces MNIQSCHIDDIPHIEAFIMQMFPAVRHAFPTLTDQQFLSTMIAWRNAHRDPCRGIFLACDKGRIVGSIFASTADDMSPGWFATWRVTRALGLTHGLKLWAILVKSSSYQIERHEVYLSGIAVLPDYRRDGIAHQLIETAINYSHQREKHVITCLILSTNVPSRSLVTTMGFKLRNSIRSILLRLRPHKPRLLLYEKRIHPLG; this is translated from the coding sequence ATGAATATACAATCATGTCACATCGATGATATTCCTCATATCGAGGCATTTATCATGCAGATGTTCCCCGCTGTTCGTCACGCGTTTCCAACCTTAACTGATCAACAATTTCTCTCGACCATGATTGCATGGCGTAACGCGCATCGCGATCCATGTAGGGGCATTTTTTTGGCCTGTGATAAAGGACGGATTGTCGGATCGATCTTTGCTTCTACCGCCGACGATATGTCGCCAGGGTGGTTCGCTACTTGGCGCGTAACTCGTGCTTTAGGTTTAACGCATGGCTTAAAATTATGGGCTATTTTAGTTAAAAGTTCGTCATACCAGATTGAGCGCCACGAAGTATATTTGAGTGGAATTGCCGTTTTGCCGGACTATCGACGCGATGGTATTGCGCATCAACTGATTGAAACAGCCATTAATTATAGTCACCAACGGGAGAAACATGTTATAACCTGTCTCATTTTATCAACCAATGTACCATCACGTTCTTTGGTCACAACCATGGGCTTTAAGCTGAGGAATTCGATCCGTTCAATCCTGTTGCGATTACGCCCTCATAAACCACGGCTTTTGCTCTATGAGAAACGTATTCATCCCCTTGGATAA